One genomic region from Deinococcus cellulosilyticus NBRC 106333 = KACC 11606 encodes:
- a CDS encoding DinB family protein: MSDLLRGATPQLLADYFFGGESFVNPEKILDNLTAEVACQRPLGAPYSAAEVVAHIDFWQNHILDALSGVGARPVEHAIESWPSVEKDQWELLKTSTLSNLEQLKRYALEESDRVLKSNETVGARLESFMVHNAYHWGQVVLLRRMMEPEWPRPGEGLTW, encoded by the coding sequence ATGAGTGACCTGTTGCGAGGGGCCACCCCTCAACTTCTGGCCGATTATTTTTTTGGTGGAGAATCCTTTGTCAATCCAGAAAAGATCCTTGACAACCTGACAGCCGAGGTGGCCTGCCAGCGTCCTCTGGGAGCACCCTACAGTGCTGCTGAAGTGGTTGCCCACATTGACTTCTGGCAGAACCACATCCTGGACGCCCTCAGTGGTGTGGGGGCCCGCCCTGTGGAACATGCCATTGAAAGCTGGCCTTCGGTCGAAAAAGACCAGTGGGAACTGCTGAAAACCAGCACCCTTTCCAACCTGGAGCAGCTGAAAAGGTACGCCCTCGAGGAGTCGGACCGCGTGCTCAAAAGCAATGAGACGGTGGGGGCTCGCCTGGAGTCCTTCATGGTGCACAATGCCTACCACTGGGGCCAGGTGGTCCTGCTTCGCCGCATGATGGAACCCGAATGGCCCAGACCCGGCGAAGGCCTGACATGGTGA
- a CDS encoding GNAT family N-acetyltransferase yields MVTVAVRSADPLSISAEDLLHQLGPEKNAAYTYMESLGTGSLYAFLKAGSDFFLAYVEGHAVGCVGYRKFPFEETDVIAQMRMLMINPEYRWRQVAAALLKEAETTAARRGYVMMRVELDLNHPEAQFFFEEHGYNRVPKYGPFVDDPMILCLERLIV; encoded by the coding sequence ATGGTGACCGTGGCTGTGCGGTCTGCGGACCCGCTGTCCATTTCTGCAGAGGACCTGCTGCACCAGCTGGGTCCCGAGAAAAATGCTGCATACACTTACATGGAAAGTCTGGGAACGGGCAGCCTGTATGCCTTTCTGAAAGCAGGCTCGGATTTTTTCCTGGCTTATGTGGAGGGCCATGCGGTGGGCTGCGTGGGCTACCGGAAATTCCCATTCGAAGAGACAGATGTGATTGCCCAGATGCGCATGCTGATGATCAATCCTGAGTACCGCTGGAGGCAGGTGGCAGCCGCTCTGCTGAAGGAAGCCGAAACCACTGCAGCCAGAAGGGGATACGTGATGATGCGGGTCGAACTGGACCTCAACCATCCGGAAGCCCAGTTCTTCTTTGAGGAGCACGGGTACAACCGTGTGCCCAAATATGGCCCTTTTGTGGATGACCCCATGATCCTCTGCCTTGAGCGCCTGATCGTCTGA
- a CDS encoding GNAT family N-acetyltransferase — MEQQNVLTLRAANPTGAEATALIAELVADLQLRYPHDDGSGGMMMDEFLAPRHQFLIAFSDGEPAGCGGIRPYPYEETTHIAEIKRMYTRPDHRGKRIAQQVLQGLEAFARSEGFTVIRLETGTRQPEAIRLYERAGYRPIPSYAHYIHDPESVCMEKQL, encoded by the coding sequence ATGGAACAACAGAACGTGCTGACCCTTCGGGCAGCAAATCCTACAGGAGCAGAAGCCACTGCCCTGATTGCTGAGCTTGTTGCCGACTTGCAGCTCCGTTACCCTCACGATGATGGCAGTGGTGGCATGATGATGGATGAATTCCTCGCCCCCAGACACCAGTTTCTGATCGCTTTCTCAGATGGAGAACCCGCTGGATGTGGGGGAATCCGTCCTTATCCTTACGAGGAAACAACCCACATTGCAGAAATCAAACGCATGTACACCCGCCCGGACCACAGGGGAAAGCGCATCGCACAGCAAGTGCTTCAGGGGCTGGAAGCCTTCGCACGCTCTGAAGGCTTTACCGTGATCCGTCTGGAAACAGGGACCCGGCAGCCTGAAGCCATCCGTCTCTATGAACGTGCAGGCTACAGGCCAATCCCCAGCTATGCCCATTACATCCATGATCCCGAATCGGTCTGCATGGAAAAACAGCTGTGA
- a CDS encoding HAD family hydrolase, with protein sequence MVQAILWDCDGVLVDSELLCQQGWVDVLQSRGHDVGVPAFVQRFVGHSSHQVLEHLGLPAETHAEVRSRIYALFREHLQASSGVHEVLSELRHLKHAVASNASMMSLNLELELTDLASFFSGHVYSAQDTGKGKPAPDIFLHAARQLGVSPEVCLVIEDSTPGVLAGCAAGMQVLGYAGGSHCTEGHAAQLLQAGAKTVMTDLRELKQLL encoded by the coding sequence ATGGTTCAGGCCATCTTGTGGGACTGTGATGGGGTGCTGGTGGACAGTGAACTTCTGTGCCAGCAAGGCTGGGTGGATGTTCTGCAGTCCCGGGGGCATGATGTGGGTGTTCCAGCGTTTGTCCAGCGTTTTGTGGGTCACAGCAGCCATCAGGTGCTGGAGCATCTAGGCCTTCCAGCAGAAACCCATGCCGAGGTGCGCAGCCGCATTTATGCCCTCTTCAGGGAACACCTTCAAGCAAGTTCCGGGGTGCATGAGGTCCTGTCGGAACTCCGGCATCTGAAACATGCTGTGGCCTCCAATGCCAGCATGATGAGCCTGAACCTGGAACTCGAACTCACTGATCTGGCCTCTTTTTTTTCTGGTCATGTCTACAGTGCACAGGACACTGGGAAAGGCAAGCCTGCGCCGGACATTTTTCTGCATGCCGCCAGACAGCTGGGTGTGTCTCCAGAGGTCTGCCTGGTCATTGAGGACAGCACACCGGGGGTCCTCGCAGGGTGTGCTGCAGGCATGCAGGTGCTGGGGTATGCAGGAGGGAGCCACTGCACAGAAGGTCATGCAGCACAACTGTTGCAGGCAGGTGCGAAAACAGTCATGACCGATCTGCGAGAATTAAAGCAGTTGTTATGA
- a CDS encoding YkgJ family cysteine cluster protein yields the protein MNRFEAPDEYPPRSSWLRDCTACGACCTAPDISTLQKPLGVRCLNLQHSCLCTIYENRPEVCRNYQPDWICGEVAPLPTLEARVKRFLEIYGLE from the coding sequence ATGAACCGGTTTGAGGCCCCAGACGAATACCCTCCCAGATCTTCCTGGCTCAGGGATTGCACCGCCTGTGGGGCCTGCTGCACCGCTCCAGACATCAGCACCCTGCAAAAACCGCTGGGTGTTCGCTGCCTCAACCTGCAACACAGTTGCCTCTGCACCATCTATGAAAACAGGCCTGAGGTGTGCCGCAACTACCAGCCAGACTGGATCTGTGGAGAGGTGGCCCCACTCCCCACACTGGAGGCCAGGGTCAAGCGGTTTCTGGAAATCTATGGGCTGGAATAA
- a CDS encoding 4Fe-4S binding protein: MLGGLFNTFLKLTNPTPRFTSERCLLTRYAVGGCSKCQDVCPHNAIDLSGNTVTISEVNCTGCGLCTQVCPSGALEFDIESTMHAIHKQQGREATLACSQLSTPHPTLKCLARVTPASLVAAGAWDKEVTLLHGDCASCPVGGPDVLRHLMDVVDMADQYREATGRPLKLTLQQGQNTSKENKGAIVSRRGIMGSLMGTAKQVVADLIPEQPLPFIDWSDPKERIPSDWIWRKKAMKPSPAPETEVFWVTPAVNDECNFCPVCMNVCPTEAIKREITPEGDFRIMLDVSSCTGCGACIPSCPQEAMFEQTHRPFHTLSEIVVLKEQARGPNWFEEPLEEEGTSTGQEDL, translated from the coding sequence ATGCTTGGCGGGCTGTTCAACACCTTCCTGAAACTCACCAACCCCACGCCCCGATTCACCTCTGAACGCTGCCTGCTGACACGTTACGCCGTGGGTGGCTGTTCAAAGTGCCAGGATGTCTGTCCGCACAACGCCATTGACCTCTCGGGAAACACCGTCACCATCAGCGAGGTCAACTGCACCGGGTGTGGCCTGTGCACCCAGGTGTGCCCCTCTGGAGCCCTTGAATTTGACATCGAAAGCACCATGCATGCCATTCACAAACAGCAAGGGCGTGAGGCGACCCTGGCCTGCTCACAGCTGAGCACCCCCCATCCGACGTTAAAATGTCTGGCCCGGGTCACACCGGCGTCACTGGTTGCCGCAGGTGCCTGGGACAAGGAAGTCACCCTGTTGCACGGAGACTGTGCAAGTTGTCCTGTGGGCGGACCAGATGTGCTCAGGCACCTGATGGACGTGGTGGACATGGCCGACCAGTACCGCGAGGCCACCGGAAGACCCCTGAAGCTGACCCTCCAGCAGGGACAGAACACCTCGAAGGAAAACAAAGGGGCCATCGTCAGCAGAAGGGGCATCATGGGAAGCCTGATGGGAACCGCAAAACAGGTGGTTGCAGACCTGATTCCCGAGCAACCCCTGCCTTTCATTGACTGGTCTGACCCAAAAGAACGCATTCCTTCCGACTGGATCTGGCGCAAGAAAGCCATGAAACCCAGCCCTGCCCCGGAAACAGAGGTCTTCTGGGTCACGCCAGCCGTCAATGACGAGTGCAATTTCTGCCCCGTGTGCATGAATGTATGCCCCACCGAGGCCATCAAGCGCGAAATCACCCCTGAGGGGGACTTCCGCATCATGCTGGACGTGTCTTCCTGTACAGGCTGTGGGGCCTGCATTCCCAGTTGCCCCCAGGAAGCCATGTTCGAGCAGACCCACAGGCCCTTTCACACCCTCTCGGAGATTGTGGTTCTGAAAGAACAGGCCAGGGGTCCGAACTGGTTTGAAGAACCTCTGGAAGAGGAAGGGACCAGCACGGGGCAGGAAGACTTGTAG
- the murI gene encoding glutamate racemase: MTSSEPRKQNAIQHPAQAAVGVFDSGLGGLSVLKELVKLLPEEHFIYLADTANCPYGQKSDAEIQRLSLEAMHFLQEQGAKALVVPCNTASAAALQVMREDAGPDFPVVGLVPAVKPAVESTTSNTVGVLATEGTLRGRLLQDVIEQFAVPRGVRVLKATHPQLVPLVEAAQLNTPVTRQVLRQTLDPLMDAGMDHLVLGCTHYLFLRDALFSLYPHLNLLDSGFAVAKQTRRVLTEKHLLAAHASGHIEIYTTGDPEEVAPVVQTLWGEHLTVKHAVYRKEEHA, encoded by the coding sequence GTGACGTCGAGCGAGCCCCGAAAGCAAAACGCAATCCAGCACCCTGCACAGGCGGCTGTGGGGGTTTTTGATTCAGGCCTGGGTGGCCTGTCGGTCCTGAAGGAACTGGTGAAACTCCTGCCAGAGGAGCACTTCATCTATCTGGCAGACACAGCCAACTGCCCGTATGGACAGAAGTCAGATGCTGAAATCCAGAGGCTTTCTCTGGAAGCCATGCATTTTCTGCAGGAGCAGGGCGCAAAAGCCCTGGTGGTCCCCTGCAACACGGCGTCTGCGGCTGCTTTGCAGGTGATGCGTGAAGATGCGGGTCCAGATTTTCCTGTGGTCGGTCTGGTCCCTGCAGTGAAACCTGCTGTGGAGAGCACCACCAGCAACACGGTGGGTGTGCTGGCCACCGAGGGGACCCTCAGGGGCAGGCTGCTGCAGGATGTGATTGAACAGTTTGCTGTGCCCAGAGGGGTCAGGGTGCTGAAAGCCACCCATCCCCAGCTGGTGCCTCTGGTGGAAGCTGCACAACTGAACACCCCGGTCACACGGCAGGTGCTCAGGCAGACGCTGGACCCCCTCATGGACGCAGGCATGGACCATCTGGTGCTCGGCTGCACCCATTACCTGTTTCTGAGAGATGCGCTTTTCAGCCTGTATCCACACCTGAACCTGCTGGATTCGGGGTTTGCCGTGGCAAAGCAGACCCGCCGGGTCCTCACCGAAAAACACCTGCTGGCTGCACATGCCAGCGGACACATCGAGATCTACACCACCGGAGATCCCGAAGAAGTTGCCCCTGTGGTCCAGACCCTGTGGGGTGAACACCTGACCGTGAAACACGCGGTCTACCGAAAGGAAGAACATGCCTAG
- the rph gene encoding ribonuclease PH translates to MPRTTRGTLELRPLKVSRKVNRYAEGSALIEMGHTKVLVTATLEKKVPFHVKGTKQGWLMAEYNLLPRATHERISRERVANGGRTQEIQRLMGRAFRACVDLSYFRDQTIIIDADVIQADGGTRVASIIGGYVALHDLTERLFNSGKITDWALTHEIGAISVGMVDGEIRVDLDYQEDVKAEADLNIIATGSGQLIEVQGGTEKDPINKATFDEMVEIGVLSVQDIVKILKEQI, encoded by the coding sequence ATGCCTAGAACCACCCGTGGCACGCTGGAATTGCGTCCCCTGAAAGTCTCCCGCAAAGTGAACCGTTACGCCGAGGGGAGCGCACTCATCGAAATGGGCCACACCAAAGTGCTGGTCACAGCAACACTGGAAAAGAAAGTGCCCTTTCACGTCAAAGGCACCAAGCAGGGCTGGTTGATGGCCGAATACAACCTGCTGCCCCGGGCCACCCACGAGCGCATCTCCAGGGAGCGCGTGGCCAACGGCGGACGCACCCAGGAAATCCAGCGCCTGATGGGCCGGGCGTTCCGGGCCTGTGTGGACCTCAGCTACTTCCGGGACCAGACCATCATCATTGATGCCGATGTGATTCAGGCAGACGGCGGCACACGGGTGGCTTCCATCATTGGGGGGTATGTGGCCCTGCATGACCTCACCGAGCGCCTGTTCAACTCTGGAAAGATCACCGACTGGGCGCTCACCCATGAGATCGGGGCCATCAGTGTGGGCATGGTGGATGGGGAAATCCGGGTGGATCTGGATTACCAGGAAGACGTGAAAGCCGAGGCCGACCTGAACATCATTGCCACGGGAAGCGGTCAACTCATTGAGGTGCAGGGGGGCACGGAAAAAGACCCCATCAACAAGGCCACCTTCGATGAAATGGTTGAAATTGGTGTCCTGAGTGTGCAGGACATTGTGAAAATCCTCAAAGAACAGATCTGA
- the rdgB gene encoding RdgB/HAM1 family non-canonical purine NTP pyrophosphatase, translating to MQVIIATGNPGKVKEIGLAIAPLGWEALNLKDFEVEMPEETETTYEGNALLKSRAICNATGIAALADDSGLEVEGLGNVPGVYSARYGNLNSDQERYEHLLANLGNNQNRRAKFVSVVVVSHPDGKDEFYRGEVEGFITREPRGSGGFGYDPIFFVPEFGCTMAELTPEEKQSISHRGRALKALIEAHS from the coding sequence ATGCAGGTGATCATTGCCACCGGAAATCCCGGCAAGGTCAAGGAAATCGGTCTGGCGATTGCTCCGCTGGGCTGGGAAGCCCTCAACCTCAAAGACTTCGAGGTCGAGATGCCCGAGGAAACCGAAACCACTTACGAGGGCAACGCCCTGCTGAAATCCAGAGCCATCTGCAATGCCACCGGAATTGCTGCCCTTGCAGATGATTCTGGGCTTGAAGTGGAGGGTCTGGGCAACGTTCCTGGTGTGTACAGTGCCCGCTATGGCAACCTGAACAGTGACCAGGAACGCTACGAACATTTGCTGGCCAATCTGGGCAACAACCAGAACCGCAGGGCAAAATTCGTGAGTGTGGTGGTGGTGTCACATCCAGACGGCAAGGATGAATTCTACCGGGGCGAGGTGGAGGGCTTCATCACCCGTGAACCCAGAGGCTCTGGCGGATTTGGCTACGACCCCATCTTCTTTGTCCCTGAGTTTGGTTGCACCATGGCGGAACTCACCCCCGAAGAGAAGCAGTCCATTTCCCACAGAGGGCGTGCCCTCAAAGCCCTGATTGAAGCCCATTCCTGA
- a CDS encoding antibiotic biosynthesis monooxygenase family protein: MITVANRIYVNPEFAAQFEERFQNRARQVDSMPGFIRNLVLRPAKPGDPYVVLTFWESQEAFRAWTESDAFKQGHARSGTLPKEAFTGPNQLEVHEIITDSQQG, translated from the coding sequence ATGATCACTGTCGCCAACCGCATTTATGTCAACCCTGAATTTGCAGCGCAATTTGAAGAACGGTTCCAGAACCGTGCCCGCCAGGTGGACAGCATGCCCGGATTCATTCGCAACCTGGTGCTGCGTCCTGCAAAACCCGGAGATCCTTATGTGGTGCTGACCTTCTGGGAAAGCCAGGAAGCATTCAGAGCCTGGACGGAATCGGACGCCTTCAAACAGGGACATGCCAGAAGTGGCACCCTGCCAAAAGAGGCTTTCACGGGTCCCAATCAGCTGGAAGTGCACGAGATCATCACGGATTCTCAGCAGGGCTGA
- a CDS encoding VanW family protein: MNHVLLRKASLSALVLMAAITTALAQDDSSQQEQPRQEDPKTENQKPEDTSKKEAEKPEKKPDFKLVLRINEYRIRSGQLENFVIAKSFSLDNNLIERSEKHRKISTELRPTLEKIYRQLNAREPKDALFSNKKGNWWAEQQTGWKVDQEATEKKLLDAIMGDKPSSDLVIEKQEPRRSVQKFADQGILYHFGGGESSFKGSPDFRVTNIINGASKLHEQYIEAGKEFDFNKTVGDISKENGFVPGYVILGDKLGKEDGGGICQVSTTIFRAAYESGLPITERHYHSYWVHYYDPVGYEATVYSPVKNLKFKNDTDTNMFIQANWDKAKQTLRFDLFGPKPDRKVTVGKSQVSNVKPPAGPQYVADPSVRPGGIRQIDHAQKGVTVVIDRTVKYDSGEVKKDSIKSIYKPWGNIFAVNPSDPRAAD, translated from the coding sequence ATGAACCACGTTTTACTGCGCAAAGCTTCTCTGTCTGCTCTGGTCCTGATGGCGGCCATCACCACGGCTCTGGCCCAGGACGATTCCTCCCAGCAGGAACAGCCCAGACAGGAAGACCCGAAAACCGAAAACCAGAAACCCGAAGACACCAGCAAAAAAGAGGCTGAAAAACCCGAGAAGAAACCTGATTTCAAGCTGGTGTTGCGCATCAACGAGTACCGGATTCGCAGTGGTCAGCTGGAAAACTTTGTGATCGCCAAGTCCTTCTCGCTGGACAACAACCTGATCGAGCGGTCTGAGAAACACCGGAAAATCTCCACGGAATTGCGTCCCACCCTGGAGAAGATTTACAGGCAACTGAATGCCCGTGAACCGAAAGATGCCCTGTTTTCCAACAAAAAGGGCAACTGGTGGGCAGAGCAGCAGACAGGCTGGAAAGTCGATCAGGAGGCCACCGAGAAAAAACTCCTCGACGCCATCATGGGTGACAAACCCAGCAGTGACCTGGTGATCGAAAAGCAGGAACCCAGACGGTCTGTGCAAAAGTTTGCCGATCAGGGCATCCTGTACCATTTCGGTGGGGGAGAGTCCAGCTTCAAGGGCAGCCCTGATTTCCGCGTCACCAACATCATCAATGGGGCCTCCAAGCTTCACGAGCAGTACATTGAGGCAGGCAAGGAGTTTGATTTCAACAAGACCGTGGGTGACATCAGCAAGGAGAATGGCTTTGTTCCCGGGTATGTGATCCTTGGCGACAAACTGGGCAAGGAAGATGGAGGGGGCATCTGCCAGGTGTCCACCACCATTTTCAGGGCAGCCTACGAATCAGGTTTGCCCATCACAGAGCGCCACTACCACTCCTACTGGGTGCACTATTATGATCCGGTTGGATATGAGGCCACGGTCTACTCTCCAGTGAAGAACCTGAAGTTCAAGAATGACACCGACACCAACATGTTCATTCAGGCCAACTGGGACAAAGCGAAGCAGACCCTGAGGTTTGACCTGTTCGGACCGAAACCTGACCGCAAGGTGACGGTTGGGAAGTCCCAGGTGTCCAATGTGAAGCCTCCTGCGGGGCCGCAGTATGTGGCAGATCCCAGTGTGCGTCCCGGGGGCATCCGTCAGATTGACCATGCCCAGAAGGGGGTCACGGTGGTGATTGACCGCACCGTGAAGTACGACAGTGGAGAGGTCAAAAAAGACTCCATCAAGAGCATTTACAAGCCGTGGGGCAACATCTTTGCGGTGAACCCCAGCGATCCCAGAGCTGCGGATTGA
- a CDS encoding TetR/AcrR family transcriptional regulator produces the protein MSQTRNRKTASQDRRAAILQAMLELIAERGFHDTPMTLISQRSGASAGIIYHYFENKDQMIHALYREVKLDYARAILKDHPEALPAARAFRQMWLNGYQYHRVHPRETLFMEQFENSPFYQQHGPIPEIDEAFARVLPLFEKPEGRFKNLPLEVIWEMSFGTAARVARLEHISGHQILDPGKLDLLALACWHAVSEAN, from the coding sequence ATGTCGCAGACCCGCAACCGCAAAACCGCATCCCAGGACCGCAGGGCAGCCATCCTGCAGGCCATGCTGGAACTGATTGCTGAAAGGGGATTTCACGATACACCCATGACCCTGATCTCCCAGCGCTCTGGCGCAAGTGCAGGCATCATCTACCACTACTTTGAAAACAAAGACCAGATGATTCATGCCCTCTACCGTGAAGTGAAACTGGATTACGCCCGTGCGATCCTCAAAGACCACCCTGAAGCGTTGCCCGCAGCCCGGGCTTTTCGCCAGATGTGGCTCAATGGCTACCAGTACCACCGGGTGCATCCCCGCGAGACCCTGTTCATGGAGCAGTTCGAGAATTCTCCTTTCTACCAGCAGCACGGCCCCATTCCAGAAATCGATGAGGCTTTTGCCCGCGTTCTGCCACTCTTTGAGAAGCCAGAGGGCCGTTTCAAGAACCTGCCTCTGGAAGTGATCTGGGAGATGTCCTTTGGCACTGCTGCCCGTGTGGCCCGTCTGGAACATATTTCAGGCCACCAGATTCTGGACCCAGGAAAGCTTGATCTGCTGGCCCTTGCCTGCTGGCATGCTGTTTCAGAAGCGAATTGA
- a CDS encoding oxidoreductase translates to MNEQPWTLQQMPSQKGKTVIVTGANSGLGLETVKAFAARDARVILAVRNTEAGERVVSELQEEHPRSKVTVMALDLADLKSVRDFAQKFQQEHSRLDLLINNAGVMAIPHRTTKDGFEMQFGTNHLGHFALTGQVLPALLATPGSRIINVSSRAHVIGRMNFNDLMGNKRYSPWLAYGQSKLANLLFTLELQRQLKLTRAETLAVSCHPGWSATNLQYVAPQMTRSSLMLRLNQLANQLFSQPASEGVLPTLYAATSSTIEGGEYIGPHRDTKGYPVRVRANPRAYDAGAAKQLWSISEDLTGVQYSFSVPAGVQ, encoded by the coding sequence ATGAACGAACAACCCTGGACCTTACAACAGATGCCCTCTCAAAAAGGAAAAACCGTGATCGTGACCGGAGCCAACAGTGGCCTGGGTCTGGAAACTGTCAAGGCTTTCGCTGCCCGTGATGCCAGGGTCATCCTTGCCGTCCGCAACACCGAAGCAGGTGAACGGGTGGTCTCTGAACTCCAGGAAGAGCACCCCAGAAGCAAGGTCACGGTGATGGCCCTGGATCTGGCAGACCTGAAAAGTGTCCGTGATTTTGCCCAGAAATTCCAGCAGGAGCACTCCAGGCTGGACCTCCTCATCAACAATGCAGGTGTGATGGCCATTCCCCACAGAACCACCAAAGATGGTTTTGAGATGCAGTTCGGGACCAACCATCTGGGCCACTTCGCCCTGACCGGACAGGTGCTGCCTGCCCTGCTTGCCACCCCGGGGTCCCGGATCATCAATGTCAGCAGTCGTGCCCATGTGATTGGACGCATGAACTTCAATGACCTGATGGGCAACAAAAGGTATTCTCCGTGGCTGGCCTATGGACAGAGCAAGCTTGCGAACCTGCTCTTCACCCTCGAACTGCAGCGGCAATTGAAACTGACCCGTGCAGAAACGCTGGCGGTCAGCTGCCACCCGGGGTGGTCGGCCACCAACCTGCAATATGTGGCCCCCCAGATGACCCGCTCCAGTCTCATGCTGCGGCTCAATCAACTGGCCAACCAGCTTTTTTCACAACCGGCTTCAGAAGGGGTGCTGCCCACACTTTATGCCGCCACCTCAAGCACGATCGAAGGGGGAGAGTACATCGGGCCACACAGAGACACAAAAGGATACCCTGTGCGGGTCAGGGCAAATCCCAGGGCTTACGATGCCGGAGCGGCAAAACAGCTGTGGTCCATCTCTGAGGACCTGACGGGAGTGCAGTACAGCTTCAGTGTGCCTGCTGGAGTGCAGTAA
- a CDS encoding HEAT repeat domain-containing protein, with translation MIESAKEFVRLRNSDQPEEYHRATWEEAPVEVWMEVIEHHPDMVRWVAHNKSIPKELIRLLAQHPDSDVRFFIAAKRKTPQDVLQKLTRDLCDSIRMQVAVNAKSSRETLQILINDPCDQIRERVHKRLGE, from the coding sequence ATGATTGAATCTGCAAAAGAATTTGTTCGCCTCAGAAATTCAGACCAGCCAGAGGAATACCACAGGGCTACATGGGAAGAAGCTCCTGTGGAAGTCTGGATGGAAGTGATAGAACACCATCCTGACATGGTGAGATGGGTGGCCCACAACAAGTCCATTCCCAAGGAGCTCATTCGTTTGCTGGCCCAGCATCCCGATTCTGATGTCAGGTTCTTTATTGCTGCAAAACGCAAGACGCCTCAGGATGTGTTGCAGAAACTGACACGGGATCTCTGTGACTCCATTCGAATGCAGGTGGCGGTCAATGCAAAATCCAGCAGAGAGACTTTGCAAATTCTGATCAACGATCCCTGTGACCAGATCAGGGAAAGGGTACATAAGCGCCTTGGGGAATAA
- a CDS encoding ABC transporter permease encodes MTAVKTGTTNEQPRKAQSVFWKRFRKSSPGKVGAVIVLIWVIVALIGPILKPYDATTDRSFRDRQQPPSISALWNTELKEKLTDENGKVQYFKHPFGTDNLGRDVAVRVLHGSRISLQIGLAATVLAMLIGSFLGIISGFFGKTVDNVIGWFTDILLAFPGILLAIAVSAIRPPDISATAALYLTMVAVSVVQIPVYVRLARGVVIGVKEREFIQAAHALGAPTGQIIFKHVLPNSLTPLIVQGSLSIATATLEAAALGFLGLGAQPPFPEWGTMIADSRDLYQLAPWTMIFPGLAILTWVLGFNLLGDGLRDVLDPRSTH; translated from the coding sequence ATGACCGCAGTCAAGACAGGCACCACAAACGAACAACCCAGAAAGGCACAGAGCGTCTTCTGGAAGAGGTTCAGAAAATCCAGCCCGGGCAAAGTGGGAGCGGTGATTGTGCTGATCTGGGTGATTGTCGCCCTGATTGGCCCCATCCTCAAACCCTACGATGCCACCACAGACCGCTCCTTCAGGGACAGGCAACAGCCCCCAAGCATTTCTGCCCTGTGGAACACCGAGCTGAAAGAAAAACTCACCGACGAGAACGGCAAAGTGCAGTACTTCAAGCATCCTTTCGGCACCGACAACCTCGGGCGTGATGTGGCGGTGCGCGTGCTGCACGGTTCCCGCATCTCCCTGCAAATCGGTCTGGCGGCCACTGTGCTGGCCATGCTGATCGGCAGTTTTCTGGGGATCATCTCTGGGTTTTTCGGCAAGACCGTGGACAACGTGATTGGCTGGTTCACCGACATCCTGCTGGCCTTCCCCGGGATTCTGCTGGCCATCGCAGTGTCAGCCATCCGCCCACCGGACATCAGTGCCACCGCTGCTCTGTACCTGACCATGGTTGCGGTCTCGGTGGTGCAGATTCCGGTGTACGTGCGTCTGGCCCGTGGGGTGGTCATTGGCGTCAAGGAACGGGAATTCATCCAGGCCGCCCATGCCCTGGGCGCACCCACCGGACAGATCATCTTCAAGCATGTGCTGCCCAACAGCCTGACCCCCCTGATTGTTCAGGGCAGCCTCTCCATCGCGACAGCCACCCTTGAAGCTGCCGCTCTGGGCTTCCTGGGGCTGGGTGCGCAGCCACCCTTCCCGGAGTGGGGCACCATGATTGCAGACTCCAGGGACCTGTACCAACTTGCCCCCTGGACCATGATCTTCCCCGGTCTGGCCATCCTCACCTGGGTGCTGGGCTTCAACCTGCTGGGGGACGGTCTGCGTGACGTTCTGGACCCCAGAAGCACACACTGA